From the genome of Branchiostoma floridae strain S238N-H82 chromosome 8, Bfl_VNyyK, whole genome shotgun sequence:
tgttccacaataccgaaaatataggggtgatttctgaaattattacaccGATTataacaaggagcttttaaaagctccttgattataaCAACaactaccgcgaaaaaaagaacgtgcatcGTCGCGCAACAGAGCAACAGGCGacgtgccaaaccacatacgaatgcgaCAAACAGAACATATAGCTATACGTGCGAACACTAAAGACATAGACCGACTACAAAACAATAGTCCCTTGGATTAtcttaagaaatagtctatagcggccacctgtacATCACCCTGCGCCGGGTTTAAAATCGTACTTTGCGatgatttggagttcccgacagggtcatttgggcAGTAACgaaggtacgcgtgccttgaacTTTAGAGCGCAAGTCTTTGTAGGCGAATTTACAACATTGCGCATGGAAAATCAtgatcaatcattttcggtagagtTGACTTTGGCAGCATGGTCGATTAAATTTTGAGACGCGTACGATCGAGACTgtatccagggctcgaaatactacctgcatatgcacgttagtgcaggtgattttttttgctgtgcaggtatttctgatgtcaacctgcacctaacctgcaccagGTTATGCACCATATATTATTGAAAAGTAGATTTTTCTTTGCTGTACTGGTTGTCATTCTGCAAAAAGGAGATGTGATAAATAATAAAGATGTCAAATGAACAGCTTCCagagtgatttttcataataaAGTCCGTAAATACCGGTGGTTAGTAAAGAAGGTAGTAAATATGTGTATAAAGTGTGGGTTGTTTTATCTACTTTTTGATTATTtttgaatggtgcaggtaaaatttctctggtgcaggtaatttcaaaagctacctgcaccagtgcaggtagacagcaaaaagtatttcaagccctggtatctgtatctatatctatatagccggcataaccgccgttcggcgtaacacaccagctttgcaggcacacagcgtggcagcagctggttatgttacaccaaggacgacccgtcacaccagagacaatgttacttggtgagaaagattactAATGTGGGTACTGAAATCGTGTCatttattgctcgtggtcaattgatcagcattttctctatggtggccacctgtctatagtggccacatttctccagtcccttcagtggccgctatagacataccctggtatccagagaacagcgctcgcggctacggttctttcccgggccgctagcaacatagccccgtaaACCGACTTTAGCCGGCCCGGGGAGATACGCATGAAGGCGtaaactcccttagccggctgaGTTGTACTCTGATGTCCAGGGTACTATAGACAAGGATGTCCTCCATATAATGAATGTAAGAAACCTATTAATTATctcatactacaactcctgtattagttaaataagccttaagttaagctatagaactgtagttatgtagatgccatactttgtacctcgtacaattattgtgcaataaagttatatatggCCGTACGGTTAAAGCGTTATATGCCCTTGCGTACGTTGACCTTTCACCCGACAAAGTCCACCGCCATGACTGTGTGTTGCTGGCTTATATAAATGGGATAGCTAGGTACATTGGACACATTTTGGCACGTTTCGCCGCAACATTGCGATCGGACAACATCCTATTCTTGCAACCAAACCCCCAAGGAAAGATGTCGAAGAAAGTAGCAGTGATCGGCTCTGGTGCGAGCGGGCTGGCGGCCATCAAGTGCTGCCTGGACGAGGGGCTGCAGCCCGTCTGCTTCGAGAAGGGAACCGACATCGGCGGACTCTGGAACTTCAAGGAAGAAGCCCTGCCCGGCTTTGCCAGCGTCTATCGCTCCACGGTCATCAACACCAGTAAGGAGATGATGTGTTACAGCGACTTCCCCATCCCCAAGGAGTATCCCAACTTCATGCACCACTCCTGGGTCATCAAGTACTTCAGACTGTACGCGGACAACTTCGGGCTCATGAAATACATCAGGTACAGTATTGAGGCCATACACAGGATTTTCATATGCATGACGTACTCTGGGtccccaaaaactgatgcaagtgaaaaaaaaaggttagaaaaaagtttgggcctcctagcgtctgtctacggtactgcagcagaacgatTTTGATATCTGCAATggtcggtgtgtgtgtgttagatTGGACTTTGATGAAAGCATTGTAATGGTTACATAGTCATTGAGACTGGTCGTGTGGTTGGCAGAAGGgaattgtaaatgcatttaagttcacagggatttaatttcgcggtagcgggaaaaaggactgactttttgcggtggtttaaattTGCGGTtaagcaccatgcactgtagtcacttactgccatagaaaaatgtttgcggtggttttaagtttgcggtaaagcggccacagcaaaaaccgtgaacattaaaccaccacgaaagtttctgcatttacagtattgatttTGATGTCAGACATTGAGTTTGACCCCAGAACCTGTTTGGCTTCATTACTGAATACTGGACTGTGGACTGATACCATAACCCACAAACACTGttgccaaaatatacagtaaatGATGAAATTTTCACAGTGATCATAATTAATGGTGTTTATGGTAAGCTATTCACCACAAACTTTTATCACAAAAatgcttgttctgtcttctgcccaCCTATGCCTTATTTCAAATGCAAACTGAAAGCCCCCCCTACAAACAGTCCATTTTCTCTCCATGACCACAAATTTAAATCTCTGTGAACCTAACTTTGGCATTTAGAGTATTTGTTAATGCAAAACTGATGAAATATACCTATGATATTGTTCTTACAGGTTTGGCCACCACATAGACCATGTCAAACCCAGAGAAGACTTCCAGGAGACAGGACAGTGGGACGTCACCTACACAGATGAGGTTACTAGTAGTTCATGGTTACAgataatatactagtaactttacATATACTTCAGAAGGTCTTTTTGGGGAAGACTAAATTATAAACTGTTTACCGCTTTTGTATAATGTCTACCTGAACAATGTCTTGTCATCTAACTTTATACAAATCAGATCAGATCAAATCCCCCAGTAGTTGTTGGTCCCTAAATTGAATTCCACATTTTACAACtgtctgtatttgtatatttgtaatgtGATAAACTTGCATTGCCATAAAATGCAGTTGgtaaaacattttcttatttttccagGAGAAGAACGAGACCACCACAGAAGTGTACGATGCAGTGATGGTGTGTACAGGACACCACGTGTACCCACACTACCCCAGGGACAGCTTCCCGGGCATTGATGACTTCCAGGGGAAAACTATGCACAGGTAggtttataacgttacatactatACATAAGTGTCTGTAGAAGAAGGCAGACAAGGAAGCAGCGTTTTGTCTGTGAGAGGGGGAGACCAGCTTTGAGACCAGACGATAGCCTGGATGGCCACagaattttctttcctttgaaTGTGGTGTTTAAGTTGTAGGCAGTCCATTAGTCCCAGAGATGTTAGCAATATTCCATGCAAGAACAAATGGAAGTATTCTCACAAGAGTAAACATATACTGTGCATATACTTTACCGGGAAACTAAATTACACATAGGTgaagttttctttgtgtttgttcCATGTACAGAGATATTGTCAATTCAACTTTTTTTAGTCGTCTCAATATTGAAATTCAGGCATCTCATTTGTACACAAGGATATTCTTATTTTGTCTTTACACTTGCAAGTCAAAGTAGttcatactagtacattgtagtagtcTGTGGAGAATGCCAGCACCACAGTACAGAAAATGTGACACTACCATTACTCAGTACATTTTGGCTATGCTACCATTGTATCAATATTTgaagatctttatttgcatgttcttgcccacgtgggctaaatgcagtgattcgaTAGTACTGTATTTACATGAAATACCAAAGACTAGATACTATTACACGTAGTGAACAGTTGGATAAACAAAATCTGGAACTATGCTATCACTACaactattgtttacatgcctcttccctcttCATTAAACAAGTTTATAATGTAACATTGCCTACACCAAACAGCCCTTCCATTTGTTGTTCTCACACCCTCTTCTCTCCACACCCAGTCATGACTACAAGGACCAGCACGGGTTTGAGAACAAGCGTGTCGTCATCATTGGAATCGGGAATTCTGGGGGCGACATTGCAGTGGAACTCAGTCGGCATGCCAAACAGGTAACATATGATATAGTATATTTAGTATCAAGTGTTTACAAGTAATATACAAACAAGCAACAGCCTGGCAGGCACTGGATGCCTTCATTGCACTGTAGTCTATGTGCATAACCCTACCTTACCTTAAATACATGACTTTTGACATAGTTCACACTAGGGACAGTCAAACCAGTGTATAGCGACCACTCAATGAATGCCCTTTGTTTTTACAGGTGTACCTCAGTACCAGGAGGGGTACATGGGTAATCAACCGCATTTCAGAGGGTGGTCTACCAATCGACATCATTGGAAACAGGCGTCTGTTACAGAGCGTACCGTCATCAGTGAAAGAGGTTGTTGGTCGCAGACAGCTCAACCAGCGTTTTGACCACGCCTTGTACGGCCTTCAGCCTGAGCACAACGTCTTTGGACAGCATCCGATGGTAAATGACGACATGCCTAACCGGATCATCACCGGCTCTCTTGTCATCAAGCCCAACATCAAGCGCTTCACCAAGACAGGCGTTGTTTTCGACAACGACACGGAGGAAgatgacattgacattgtcgTCTTTGCAACCGGCTACCGCTTCGACTTCCCCTTCGTCGACAAGTCTGTGATGAAAGTGGAAAACAACCAGGTCAACCTCTACAAGTATGTCTTCCCTCCCAAACTGGATCCCCCCACACTCAGCATCATTGGTCTCATCCAGCCTCTTGGCGCGATCATGCCGATCTCTGAGATTCAGTGTCGCTGGGCCACCAGGGTTTTCAAGGGGACCACCAAGCTCCCTTCTCAAGGTGCAATGTTCGACAACATCAGGCAGAAGAAGATGGAAATGTCCAAACGCTACTACAACACCCCCAGGCACACCATTCAGGTGGACTACATTGGAATCATGGATGAAATCGCTGAGCAGATCGGAGTCAAACCCGACCTAAAACGCCTCCTGCTGTCCGACCCCCGCCTCGCTCTGACCGTCTTCGCTGGCCCGTGCACGCCGTACCAGTACCGCCTGATGGGGCCGGGCGCTTGGAAGGGAGCGAAGGAGGCGATCGAAACACAGTGGGACCGGATCACGTACCCGACCAAAACACGCCCTGTTCCAAAACAAACGACCAATGGTATGCCAGGGATCCTGAAACTGTTAATCGTGATGGTTTTGATAGTTGCTTTCATCTGGAGGCTACTTTAGATTGAGAAAGAACATATACTGATGCATATAatcattgtcattttttaaCTGTCAAGATTTTTTGAAATAATTGTTCAGTGTCATGTCAAAAATACAATGCCATGTAATTCTTTGTGTCAGAATTGTGAGAGTTCCTTTTTGaagaatatgtacaatgtataatacatgtattaagccTTAATGACAGTCTCAGCAAAATAAGACATGTGCCAAGTACATTATCAAATCATATTTTTAACATTACATGGTCAATGTGTTCATTAGAATTAGATTGAACTGTGCCACGTGTTATTGTTGAATTTAAACTCAAAGGAATGTGAAATGTTTGGCTATTATTTGGATTTGGAGAAAGCATAGAAAATATCTTGCATAATTGCTTATAGCCTAGGCGGTTGGtgcaaaaattgtgcaaaatgtggtGAAAACATCAAACTTGGCACAAGTGTTCTGTACAACAATAGAAACATATTAGTGCTAGTACCTTCCTATATTATTGTCTTGCTTCAAGATATAGTGTAAGAGAGCCCAATTTCATAGTTTGTGAATTTGTTATTCACAAGTGAACAATAATGATGATACTGGTTTAATCAGTAATCAAAGGTGTAATTATACTTGCAAGAATTCCTGTTTAAGGCATTGAATCAGTTTGACATTCACATGAATGAACTTGATGAGAACAATTTAAGGATACACAAATTTTATATCCTTTAACAGTCAATAATGTGAAAAGTGTAGAAATTAATATATGTCCATTGTAACTAAATCAACGGTATCAATATGTTATCTGAAGGCTTTGCACCTTCACGGTAATATCCAATTTGTGCTGATGATACATTTGTAAGGGTCCCAAGCACTCCCAGCACAACTGATAATAtgtagggttggacaagtccactagccctattgtcccgggtaAGTGAAATAGCCTATTATATCAGGCAAGTACGATTTTTCAATTATTGGGATTTTTATATCCTTGTTACTTCTCACACTGATCAACACAgtaaaatagagccaataataaaagaattccattgctggaattgaaaatgcatagaaaaaagtcatttaaattttgggcaagtgaaaatttgtctTGGGCAAGTAAACTTTTTATTCACTTGCCTGATAAGGTAATTGaactttagaaaacttgtcaaagCCTCATTTGTATGTGGTGGAGTCCAAATTAACTGTTACAAGAAACGGTGTCTTTACTGAGAATCCGCATGTAAGAACTGACTCAAGTGCCAATAAGCATAAATAATACTAATAAACAAGACCTCAAAAAACAACTCTGTACTTTATACatttaaagaaaatgatttctttttcatttgtgGTCttgattgttgttgtgttgGATACCCGGTAAGCGACCTCatagcataacacaccaggtttgtactgaagactACAAACTGTATACCAAAACAGatatatttgatccactcacatcgggatAGACCTTTTGTCTTTTCGACAAGTGCGGTGGCTACTTGAACATGCTCGAGATGTGGCTCTTctcatacacgggacctccatttcacGTCCTATGCAAGGTACATGACTAAtaaaagctaggtactcaataacacctgagtgaagtgtgGAAATTCGTGATAAGTGCCTTTGCCAATGGCACAACTTTAGGGCATGTCaagggattcgaaccctggaCCACTGGGGCCAAATACCCTACCGCTTCCCTAGTAATGCcacatccattcattcattatagtTCATGTAATTAGCTAGGGTGCAAAGAACAGGATACGGAAAAATATGTTGTACAATTGTGTTTTTGTACCAGGGCATGGGTCATGTTATTTTTTGTTCAAGAGGGGCCATTACAGGGCAACTTATCACCCGAGAGAACCAGTGTGACCCTCTTACACAGCTTTAGAGACTTAAAGTCATTGTGTaacaccaaggacgttatatgaatatatgatataacgtccttggtaacaCTTAGAATGATGAAGATACGGTATTGGGGCAGGGGTGGTCATATATGAATATACTATATGTTACGTGGTTCTGGTTGAGTGGTGTCCACAGCTGTTTATGTACATAGGAGATGTTGATCCTTGGTTCCCTGGGCCTATGAACACATGTTTGAACAACGTGCTGGGTATCTCTGTTGTGTTGTCCGTGTAAAAGATATTCCCACCACTGATCCCTTATCTGGCGCCAGTGCTGTACAGAAGGAGGGTCTGTATGTGTTTTCTTGAGGGGAAGCAAGCTGGTTTTATTCACCGTTAATCATTGCCggccgacccgctctaattcaacggtAAGCATTCTCGGTAAATTTTGCAAGAACATATCAGTTCTGACTGCTTAGCGTTGCCCTTCTGACTTTACCCATTCTGGTGTTCCAggatacccccatgcagacccttttgTAATCACCTGGTCTTGTTTAACCTGCTACAGAACGCCAGCCTCATTTAAAATGTCTGACATTTAAGAGGGGCGTTCTTAAAGTCATTGGCACATTGCACTTTACATTAAGGTATACTCGGCTGGTCTTTTGGAACGTCGAATCCGATACACTTTCAGTCGGTTCATTGGTCATATCGTGCTTTGACTTCCTTGAGACTAGTCAGAGAAATTCTCATGTTAGAAATGGCCAAAAGAGTTGCCATAATCGGCTCCGGTGCGAGCGGGCTGGCGGCCATCAAGTGCTGCCTGGACGAGGGGCTGCAGCCCGTCTGTTTCGAGAAGGGAACCGACATCGGCGGACTCTGGAACTTCAAGGAAGAAGCCCTGCCCGGCTTTGCCAGCGTCTACCGCTCTACGGTGACCAACACCAGTAAGGAGATGATGTGTTACAGCGACTTCCCCATCCCCAAGGAGTATCCCAACTTCATGCACCACTCCTGGGTCATCAAGTACTTCAGGCTGTACGCGGACAACTTCGGGCTCATCAAACATATTAGGTAAGATGCTATCTAAACTTAACACACAAAGCTTGGAAACTTGATATCGGTCGATTATGTCTCCATGTAAAATGGAGATTTGTTTTGGACCTGTCTgtcttctgtctgtctgtctgtctgtctgtctgtctgtctgtctgtgtttccggaatTTTGCAGTcatcataactcaagaaactcGGCATtaattacgatgatatttggtatgtggataggtgttgggaagacgaagttAAGGAcaactttgggccccctggcatgggaccttggtactgcagcaggaatgctgtttttgtatcttttgacctggacgtgaTATAGTCTTTGTTTTTTGTGTGGCGTTAGGAAtacgtggtgtatgtttgggtcccctagcaggttacTCTGGAACTGCTGGGGCGTTTTTGTTAAaaggataactgaacaaggaacgacaaatttacatggtacattgtatttggtatataggtagcttagacagagatgtacagaTAAAGTTCAAATTATGCATACTGGCACTTGATTTGCACATTCAATGAGGACAATCCACATTCGTAGTGTTTTCCACTATAGAACCAAAATACCTAGTATATGTAGTTTGTGCCAGGTGGAATATCAacagatacaaattatgcaaataagtccctaattttcATAATAAATGTAAACGTGTCAAAATTATTCTAAGTGGTAAATGATTGTGACCTGTTGAAGTTTTGTGACCTGTGTGAATTATTTAAAATTGTAAATAACCAAGTATAGATTATGTAAGTGTTGAAGTCATTTACATAGtaagactatttcatggagatatgaatTTATGATGTCTCCGAACTCTTGCTCTTACAGGTTTCGCCACCACATAGACCATGTCAAACTCAGAGAGGACTTCACAGAAACAGGGCAGTGGGACGTCACCTACACAAATGAGGTACGTTCACGGCTATAAGATAACAATGTAATACAGTTTGCAATTACATCCCTTTTTCCCGACACTCCCCAACCCTAAAGACCCTAGATCACGTAGGGTGTTAGAGCACACGGTTGTTAAGACAAGGTGTTGATAATAAAATCTTTTATCCTATTTTAGAAGAATGAGAGTACTACGGAAGTGTACGATGCCGTGATGGTGTGTACAGGGCACCACGTGTACCCGCACTACCCCAGGGATACCTTCCCTGGCATTGATGACTTCCAGGGGAAAATCATCCACAGGTAGGTTTATACAGACTTTCCTGGAAGTAATTACACATATGTGAGGTACAAGTAGTAAGAGACGCAGCTAGCATGTTTGCAGATAAAGcgtttttgtttgtctttgttccGTGCTCAGATGGTTTGCCCAATCCTCATGTTACAAAATTCTTCGTCTCTCATTATTGCACTTTAGGCATCTCGTtcttaaataataaataatctgatttcatacatgtatgtacacatgcgAGTCAGATTCATATTGTGCGGTGGAGGTAATACTAACTACAGAATCAATAAATTCTGGTGGCGGTCTTATCTTACCATTACTTGGGAGTTGGGACAGTACATTTTGGAAACGATTTTTGTGTCAACATAGTGAAacattagcctccatagcaggctctctgtggccttttttggcacttttgctggcNNNNNNNNNNNNNNNNNNNNNNNNNNNNNNNNNNNNNNNNNNNNNNNNNNNNNNNNNNNNNNNNNNNNNNNNNNNNNNNNNNNNNNNNNNNNNNNNNNNNATGATGACGACACGCTTGTTCTCAAACCCGTGCTGGTCCTTGTAGTCATGACTGGGTGTGGAGAGAAGAGGGTGTGAGAACAACAAATGGAAGGGCTGTTTGGTGTAGGCAATGTTACATTATAAACTTGTTTAATGaagagggaagaggcatgtaaacaatagttGTAGTGATAGCATAGTTCCAGATTTTGTTTATCCAACTGTTCACTACGTGTAATAGTATATAGTCTGAAAAATTTCATGGAGATCCTGCCCTGGAGGCTCGTGACACTTGGCCTATGTTTGCAAGTACTTGCAAGTGTAGgtattccccccccccccccctctacaTCTAGTCATGACTATAAGGACCACCTTGGGTTTGAGAACAAGCGTGTTGTCATCATTGGAATTGGGAATTCTGCGGGTGACATCGCCGTGGAACTCAGCCACCATGCCAAACAGGTGATATAAGAGTCAAAAAGTTATGCAAGTGGTTTCAGAACACTATTAATCGAATGAGttaaaatttggcacaatggCATATATCCTCCTGAGATCGATGTACGAGAATCTtaaacaagaaatgaaatatttcaatttcaagAGGATGTATCCATTTACCATTGTGCTAAATTTCAAGTTATTCGATTAAAGAAATAAGCAACCACTTGCATTAATTTTTGACTCAGCCTCTTATGATACCGTGTTCCCAAAGTTAATTACTCAAGTTCTATGTACCTTTGTTGGGAGTACATTTGACCACACCTCTCCTATATTGGAGACACAGATTGTACATTGCTATGTAACAGTGTATACCATACTTGTTATCACTAAGCTTCAAGTGTAGTGCAGGACAATTCTCAACTGTAACACTACGGACAATGTTGTTTTCATCTTAAATACATAGTTGATATAATGTACAATCAAATCTGTGTACAGTGACTATAAAGGGACCACGTGGACCTGGTGATCCTTATGCGGATGTGGGTGTTCCAAAACAGAATGCAAAAGAGCAATTCAATTTAGACAGCAATATCAAGCTAAAATTTTGCACtaaaggtctcattgatgagtttctttctcccatagacttctatgttataattcgtggtttaaatgggcgcatTCATAATGAAGTTAGgtaaaattttagcagatttttcattctttgttgggcacatttaccctatatcgtgggaaaaaattgccaacgtcaactatacgtaggttcttttttttatagcaattacaaactatgaTTAGttaatccccacaaaaggcactttttcgctgctagtgtacaaccgcgccactcagaacccaggact
Proteins encoded in this window:
- the LOC118420695 gene encoding flavin-containing monooxygenase 5-like isoform X2; amino-acid sequence: MSKKVAVIGSGASGLAAIKCCLDEGLQPVCFEKGTDIGGLWNFKEEALPGFASVYRSTVINTSKEMMCYSDFPIPKEYPNFMHHSWVIKYFRLYADNFGLMKYIRFGHHIDHVKPREDFQETGQWDVTYTDEEKNETTTEVYDAVMVCTGHHVYPHYPRDSFPGIDDFQGKTMHSHDYKDQHGFENKRVVIIGIGNSGGDIAVELSRHAKQVYLSTRRGTWVINRISEGGLPIDIIGNRRLLQSVPSSVKEVVGRRQLNQRFDHALYGLQPEHNVFGQHPMVNDDMPNRIITGSLVIKPNIKRFTKTGVVFDNDTEEDDIDIVVFATGYRFDFPFVDKSVMKVENNQVNLYKYVFPPKLDPPTLSIIGLIQPLGAIMPISEIQCRWATRVFKGTTKLPSQGAMFDNIRQKKMEMSKRYYNTPRHTIQVDYIGIMDEIAEQIGVKPDLKRLLLSDPRLALTVFAGPCTPYQYRLMGPGAWKGAKEAIETQWDRITYPTKTRPVPKQTTNGMPGILKLLIVMVLIVAFIWRLL